The DNA region CATCCTTTGGTAGCAGCTCCAGCTTTCCACTCAAACTTGATTGACAGGTTAATTGCTGGATTCTGTCGGATACTTGGGGCATATGTGGACAAGTTTAGGAATCACCAAGATACTTAACTCGGTATGCTCATATATACTGATGACTGATCCATGAAGAGCTCGAAATGACTAGAAATTGCATAGGAAATAATTTATTCACTCTCCAGCTTAACAGGGagaacacaacaactacaaaagggaggctgtttcctaaagacccttggctcaagagaaaacatgaccaaaaaaggtcagataaggACAAGCTGATCAaagcagtatgaaaatgaaactaacgaaAGCAAAAAAAGCCATGATAAACAGGCAGAATATAACGCTTAAAAATTGCCGTAAGAGATAGCATTTGTAGATGATCATCAAGCTTTCGTAATTTCCAGAACATGCAGAGTTTATTCCTTTATATTATTGATTGGGTAAGCAGTTATTCAGACCTATAGTACACAAAGCAGAAAGTGCATAGTTTCAGCACTACACCCACTAATGAACATAAGAAAACAAGATGGGTCAACTCTATCATGGGGAACTGGAAACCTCTTGATTCGTTTCTACACCATCCTGAGAGGCAACCAACGAGTCAGAATCAGACTCTTCTGCTGTTACAGCACCTCGGCTGTCATTATCTTGGTTCCccgaaatagatgaaaatgaCAGAGGGTTATATGTTGAGCTTGCCTTCTTTAGTCCCTGAATGGCTCTTATTGCAGCTTAGTTTGCTTCGGTATATATtcccattttcttcttccagaGGAACTGTCGTATCAGGGGAAACATTGGAGGCATAAGAAGAAGTTTCTCTCTGCTCATCTGCAGGGGCAGCTGATTCAACAACTTCTGCTTCCAAAGGAAATAGGACATCAAGATTAGCCTCACACTCATGGACTAATCTCGTCAGAGGCTCCGTAGTAAAGATCGGCTGATGAAGAGCAAGTTGTGTGAACGGAAGACACAACAATCCCCAGTTCGTTTATCATACTTCTTCAAGATCTTAACAAGTCCTAATGAAAAAATTGTTAAAGTAGATACCTTGACCTCACATAAGATCGGATAGCAGAAATCAACCAGAAGTAGTTATACCTCTAAATCAAGAAATCTTATTTTGTGTTATACTCAAGATATGTGAAAGTTTTCCTTGTTTGCCAAGTGGAGCTAGTAGTTCCTGTAATTTTACATCACCCCCTCTTCATCTCTCTTAATACCCATCAGCCATTGTCCCTCATCAAAGCATTCGTACTTTCTCTTCCTTTCTCCTTGCAACACCCCCTCCCTTTCCATCCCCACACCACGTGTTCTCGTCatctttctctccttcttctccCAGCTTCCGATCCTCTCCTCTATTTTCTCTTTGTCTCATCCCAAGACCGTACCATCTTGTTGTATCAACTACTAGGctcttgaaaatttcaaataatgtGTTAATTCAAAAAAATGATGTACATAAACGAAAAGAAAAAGTGAACTGGTAGAAGAAATTAGAATAGAGGAAGAAAGAATCGTCAGAAGAAAATGGAAAGGGTATTGGAGAAAACGAAAACTTGGAGATGGAGGAAATGTGTTAACACATTAAACTGCATGAAAATGTGGGGTGAAGTGGGGAAAAAGACAGCAACTCAAGACTTGCAATAAATTTGTACTAGTTAACACTGTTTTGGAGTTGCATTCCATTCTATCTTTCATGCAGCCTTTGCCCAGACTTTTAAGAAATTAAGCTGCGTCTTTACCTCAGTTTATGTATTTTGATGAGCTGCCTGTAAGAGACCGAATAGGGAAGAAGGATCCAATAACAGTGGAGAAGGTAGGGTCAGAGTCTAAGAGATGTGCGGCTTGGGAATAGAATGGTGTTGGGAGGACTAGGTGGAAGAAGAAGattatgaaagaaagggaaggcTTTCAGGAGGAACAGTAGCTGATGTGTGTAGAGACAGAGAGGAAGAAAGGGATGATGTAAAACTTACTTGGCAAACGTGGTCAACtctcataacaacaacaacatacctagtgtaatcccacaagtggggtctggggagggtagaatgtaagcagaccttacccctacctcgtgAGGTAGATAGGCTGTTTtcggaagaccctcggctcaacaCAAAGAATATTTCTCTTCTAAACCTTAGACACTATGATGCTGGAAATACATATAACTCATCAATGGTAACTATTATCAAAAGTGCAAGGTGAAAAGTAACAGATTAAAATTTCTATTTACCTGCAAAATTTAACGAGCTATAATTTTTCAGAAGAACCATCTCCCGTGAATGGAAACAAAGTCTTTATGGATGCTCATCATTTCTTCGCTGAATTCGTTGTCTGtttcaaaaactccattttCGTCACTCTTCTCCTTGACACGTTCAATTCTTTCCTTTAGTTCCTGTTAAGTAGAGAAGAAAAGATCAGATCCACATTAATGCAGTTTGAGACTAACTATCTATTACGAATGTCTTTGAGACATGAGAATTCAATAAAATATGAACTGCTATATGATGACTCTCATTTTGTTTCCACATTTGATATGCTTATGCGCTCATTCTTGCATCCTTTCCTATCTTTACCTCTCCATCaagttaaggaaaaagaaaacactGTCCATTTTCAGTCCCCTTCTAAACTCTCATAGAGGGTTATGAGTCAAAATTCAGAAAATTCCCCCATAAGTTCCGAACTGAAAATGCATCCTAATTCACTCTCTGGTTTCTGCCTCCACAATTTTTGAAATGGCCACCACAAGTTCCTTTCAGCCTCTACAacaaaataacacacttaaccGCAGTCATTCAAGCATCGCGAAACCCAATAACATAGACTGCATTTACACCACGCTGTCTCCACTGTGCAGCAGCCATGATTGTTGTTAGTCGGGCAATGAAACTGTAGCTCTGCCACAACTTACGCATAGATTCACTGCCGTCTCACCTTACTGCTTCTTAAATAATCTTAGCTTCACGTTCACCAATCACATCCATTTAATCGTCCATCAAATTTTTCATACTGTAGCAACATATTAAACATCCAAAAGAGATTTTACCAAATTTGTTGTCCTCTTGGACCATCTAAGAGTCCCTAATCTTCAGTTCCTCCACCCTTAGTCTCACCCAAGTATTAAGTCCAACTCACAAAAGTGGCAGTACTGTTATCCCTCTTTACAACAACAATCTAGGAATAATAGGACATGTAAATACCAGAAATATATTCTTAAAAACCTTCACATTCCCAGAACCATCAAAAGCTAACAATGTGATCCAATTTATGGAGATAACATGTAAAAATTCTGATGAAATTTCGGTTTGTGAACTTGAACAAAGCACAACGGATATAAAGGATTCATATAGTTGATCACAACTAAACCATAATTCAGCGCAGTTGACTGATTGATTGAAATGCAGGAAACTGTAAGCTGAGCTTATCACCTGTACAAATCTGTTAAAGTTACATTAATCAAACTAATCACAAGTAAAAATCACGTGATCTCTTTACATCAAAAGAATGAAACTTttttatgtaaaataaataaattacaggCAATTAAAATTTCAGAAATGAAGTAAAATTGAGATGAAATAATACAAACAGCATTGGAGGATTAGAAAAAAGGgatatttcaaaaatatacaatttgATCCAACATTATACCTGGGGAAAAGCATTATACATGATGTATCGCCCttgtataaagtgtataaaaggttacacaaatatgggctaaatcTGCTGTTTATAGACAAAGTATGGGCTAtgtggcgtaaatattttcaaaaatagacgTAAAGTGTAATTTTCCCTTAAAAACGAAACGTGGAAGGGGATAATGAAGTGTTCTTCTTTATCCACGTAGAAATCGTTGAACTTGTCAAGTTCCTCATTCAGAATTCTGATAAAccaagtttgtgtttgagaaGCTTCTTCAAAGGCTTGTAACACAAGTATTTCTCCCTCCATTCAGCTAGGCTTTCTTCCATACGTATGCTAAATTCTTTCCCCTACTTCATATCACCAATCTTTCAATTTTAGTAGTTTATAACTAATGCATTAAATGGAGACAAAATTTTGCTTTTGGAATGTAGAAATCCCAGTCATTGGCGACAATAAGTAGAAACTGTTGCGAGTAACATCTTAAACCAATTAGCAATTTTGAGCTCAGTCTTTTTGAGGATATGCATTCGCTCACCCACCAAATTTCCcgtgtttggttggtcaaaatattttgaaaaacaagtttcttgaaaatgagaaaaatgattCCCCTAAAATAGGGAAAATAAGTTCCATAAGTGGTCTTCCCACTATCCACCCTCACCACCCCCAAACACCCACTCCCCACTCCATCTCATTCTTAtagtatttttctatattacatataaatgttcttgagataatattttttttgcttacGTATCAACATTAAGCAATAAgtaaaaaaatcacttattttccttcgtaccaaacacacccactGTATCTAACTTATTATACCATCTGATTAACTTATCTACAATAGTCACTAAGTATTCATAACAAGTATTATCATGTAATAAAAATAGATTAAATCATATGTTATAATAAGATTTTACTACTGATAATGTAAAACTCTTTTATGttattatataatttaaactcttttaaatataacaacaattacTACGTCTCAAACAACTAAAATAAAGATCCGTCAGTCGAACAAGAAATTGGCAACAATGGCCATAGGCCCGGCCGGACCTTTTTTGTTCTGATGTCCAATTATCTTAGGAGAGAAAATATGAGtaaaattcacaaataatactattttcaaattttgttataaaaaaaataatcacaagttttaacttttaaatgtGAAACTTTTAGCAATGCCGATTACGGAAAGCCATAACTTCAGAATTTCGTACTAGCTTCTGAAAGAATATTCGATTACAGATTCTGGTAGTGTGTCATGTCAGCTTAGCTGTTCTGTCCCCCAGGCTCCAAGAGACGCAGGAACAACCATAGAACACAAATTTAGGAAATTGCTGCCATAAAACTCGACTTCAGGTCAATCAATAATCTAGATAGTCTCAAAAAAGAATAGCAACCTTACATATGTAGATAAGTGGTCCTTTAGCTAGAGTCTGAACACTGCGAATCGTTTAGATACCGTTCCTAACCAACTTTTGGCAAATTATTTGACCTGTATTCTTCTTTACAGTTGTAAATATGGTTCAGATAATAGGAAATTGCAAATTTTTTCATTAAGGATTAAtcttttgaattaaaatttgtCTGAAAGATTTCTTATTTGAAAGAACAAACATTATTGAAACATCAAGACTTCTAATCTAGTGCTAACTGTAGAAGTCTCCCACACTGAACAcaaattcattttaaaaaagGCATTCTTAAAACGATCTATGAAAATAATTGACGCATTCAACAAGTACTACTTTCTTTAATTAGGCAGTTTATCACTAAATTTTCCCAAACCGTATCATAAGAAAATATTGACCAAATTATCTTGAAGTACCTAGTTCGTCCTCCGTTCCTCATTTAGTTCAACATCCCTTCCAAATTCACTGTCACTGGTTTTTCATATTTGCTTAgtcaagtttccaaacaaatctCCTCCTACTACCACAGCTAGCCCATTTGAAGTACACGTCCTTGAAGAAATTGAGGACTAAGGAAAACGACATGAAAATATCCAGATAATGTAATGGACTGGATCATCTATTTGATGATCCTTTTATTACATTTCAAACCATTGGCCACATGAGGGAAGTCAACAATAACAGAAGTACGAACAACCAAATCAAGACAGGACCATcggaaaagaaggaaaacggaaaaggaaaaggaaaaggaaaaagaaaaagaattgttgCATGTGAAACAGCCTATATGGCCTCCAAAGCCTGAAGAACATCAGCTTTCAcgtcttcaaagtcttccactCCAAAGCTGAACCGAACCAAGTTATCCATGATCCCGTACTTGGCTCTATCAGACTGGCTAAGATCCCTGTTTTCCGGAAGAAAATCACGCATGTTATCCACAAGTTTCcaattttttcatttcttatttatcttGAAAACTTCGGATGCTTTTACAGATGGAAGATAATTGCATGACCTAATATAAAACATGACTCTTTGAAACACACTATATGTTAATAGTTGATATCAAAGCTTTTTAGTTTCTAGAGTTTCACTACACATGCTCCAAATAGCTAAAGGGAGAAACTGAGATACCGCCAACCTTAGAATACAATATACTTTTTTGATAAGTAACTATGAAATAGTAGAATATTGACATACCAGTAAGACATTACTGCTGGTTGGTCCACAATGCTCTCACAGCCTCCAAATGATGGAGCAATATAGGGAATCCTCAGAGCATCCACAAATTTTGCAGTAGTTAGGAGGTCTCCATCAacctaataaaaaaaatatagccTTTTAATTTACTGCAGGTAGAGAGAAATAACAGGAATACTTGGTTAACCAAAGATCGTAgattcatcataaaatacagACCTCAAAACTGACCACACCACCAAATCCAGTCATTTGTTTCTTTGCAAGATGATATTCCGGATGACTTGGCAAGCCTGGATAATAGACATGTTTCACCTGCAACTCATTCTTTTCAGATATGACAGCACTTGCAGAACTGGCAGAGATCTAAATGAAACGCAGGAAAACTAGACCTCTTAACTTTAATGTAACTACTCAAAGAAAAGCTAGAAGTGTGGCTTGACAGTCATTTATATGTTCATTAATGAGCCAATCATGCATTATTAGGATGAAGTAGCTACATGAGTTAAGGTGGATTGTACAGGGAGTATAACTgtacaaggaaaataaaagatgtGTATATAGGTAAGAGGATACTGATCAACACTAATGAATGTTTCCTCTTCTGTTTACTGTTTTCTTGTTTCCTACCTATTTTCCTTGGTGAGTGCTCATTTTGTCGTTGCGGAAGACAATGAAGCATCCAGAAGTTGCAAGCATGGATGTAAGAATAATTTTTGTCAATGAacgaaggaaagaaaaaattgaatcaCCCAAAAAGTACAGCTTTGTGATGTTTACAGCACAATCTACAGGTGCAAAGGAGTGACAGAGAAAAGACCGTCCAGTTTATCTGGCTTAACAAAGTTCACCCATAATAATGGCTGAAAACAGCAGACTGCCATCTTCTTCGTTAGTTGCTTTCAGCGTCTTATTTATTTTCCAACCCCTTCACAGATTAAACCAGTTTTTATAACCTAGAATTAGACCATGATGTCAATGTTATGCTCATAAGATTGGCATTTACTCTAACCAACATCAAGTTGAGCATTCTTActtttctcatatatataaaatctcaTGAATAACAATTAGGTAGTTGTACTCTGGTCCAAGTGTGAATTTCAAACCATGACTGACAGAGATGGAAGCCTACAGTACCTTGGGATGAGCCTCTAAAATCTCGGCCATCCTCAATGCAGTTGAGTTTTGTTGCTGTACACGAAGATGCAGCGTCTTCATGCCACGGATAATAAGATATGCAGCATTCTGGTAGATGGAAAAATTGAATCAGACTTCTTCAAAATACAAGCTTAAAATGCGAGTTACACTtcatacaacatcaacaactacgCTGTAATATCCATGTCACTCCATTTAGACCTGTCGCCCATACTTAAAATTTAGGTTTTCAAACACTAAAAGTTCTTTACATTTTTCTACTGGATAATAACCTCTAACAAGACTAAAAGAAACCTAATGAACATTTAATCTTAAGTAAGCGTACCAACATGACTAGGGGTGTCAAACGAGGGTTGTGCTGAATTTGGGCTAGTTAAAATGAGTTGAACCAATAAATGGGTGGGTTATTTGAATTAGGTCGAGATGGGCTAGCTAATGGGCCATAGCCCGACATGCTCAAATCtaattaagttttaatttcttaattatttttcttataatttgtttaataactaaatataactaatAACTTTTCCTTTAGTATGACTAAATTAGAcatatgaaacaaaaaaaagttaaaaatattttgacaatttTCTTTATTGGTCAATTTGGGCAACATACTAAGTCCAAATTATCCCAATTTTTAGATGGGCTGACTGGACTCTGCCCAAATTGACCCGCCATGAAAATATGTTCAGTCCAACCCTCCCAAAGCAATTCTCCTTCACCaaaatttacatatacatatacagcaTAGAAAGCCAGGGAATTAAGTCAATCAAGACTTCAATTAAGAAAACTCACTGGATTGAGAGCACCACCCAGGATATGATGCAAGTTTCGAATTACTGAAACTAATTCTTGAGGACCACTAATGCAACCTGCAAGAACCTGTATTAAGTGCAGCATAGCAATCAGTTTGATCGTGCTTAGTGGCAGCATAGTTGTTTAATTGTTAAATTGGCAGCAAATGCCACTTACATCATTGTGCCCACCAAGGAATTTTGTAGCAGAGTGCAGAACAAGGTCAGCCCCCAGAGCAAGGGCCTTTTGGTTAAGAGGAGTCGCAAACGTCCCATCTATGCAAACCAAGGCTCCTTTTTCATGACAAAGCTTTGAAACCAGCTCAATGTCAACACATCTCAAAAATGGATTTGTTGGAGACTCAGTAAAGAAAAGATCCACCTGCATTGAACAAGGTGCCAGTCATTGGGAACTATCTTCCACAACTCTATCTATTTAAGGTCATAATAGTTGAGTGACAAGCAACAATGTGTTTGCATACTGACTTTCTTCTGATTTAATGCCAACTCCAAAGCTCCAATATCCGCTGGATCAATGATTGTGGCCTGTGATAATGAAACACTTCagcattttttttcccttagaCTAATTCAACAAAAGAGAAATGTTATGGTTCAACTATATTATTCGCCAGCAGTTTTGGGAGAGTGTTACCTGGACTggatttattctatttttttcattACAAGAATAAAAACAGTAGCTCAGTTCTGAATAACATGTTTTGTCTTGTCAAGAAATCTTGTAATATCTCTAAACTTCAAAAATAGAATGCCTAGTATCTTAAACATTTGGATTAGCTGAAGTACCGAAATTCCCATTTTAGGCAGTATTGTCTCAATAAAAATACGGGTCTTCCTGTAGCAGTCTGTGGTTGTTACAATATGCCCACCAGCAGGTACCAAGGCCAACAACAATACAGTACTGGCACACATTCCAGATGCCATTAACAAGGTTGATTCAGCGCCCTCAAGTGCACTGTTAGAGATACAAATACCTCATTAGTAGAATAATTGCCCCTTAAGTACCAATCACATAAGACAActagagaaaataaaaagacaaaataGAAAACGAAAACAAACTAATTAACCAAAGATAAAGCTAACCTTATTTTCTCCTCTAAAACAACAGTAGTGGGGTTTCCGTAGCGCCCATATTCAAAACTTGCACGTCTTTTCTCCTGCCAAAATATCATAAGGTGAAATTGATCACAAAGACAAATTCAGCTTGCTGAAACATGTGCCTAGCAATCTTCTTACTAACAGTACGAAAGGGAAGCCATTGGAACTAGAGAGCCATTGTATTTTTTATTCATACTGTGTAAGCAACTCAAGGATCAAATATAACAGTAAATACCTTAAAATCAATAAGGTCAGCAGTCTTGTTGAAGAAGTAAGCAGATGTGTTAACCACTGGGGTAGTTATGGCATCAGTAACAATACCGCATCCCAACCTTTCACCTGCAGAAGAACAAACAAcgtaagttttttttcttgattcacACAGCCAATCTGAAAGCTATAGTATCCCCATCCTCTAAAAAACCTGTTGAGATCAATTGCACTGTGCAAAGGTATATATCGAAATAATCTTTATTCAAAGTAGAGAATGTCCAGAAAAGTGCATCTATGTTATTGATAAAAAGGTTGCTTTTCATATGAGGCAACCCAAGAACCCTCATGCATTCAggcaacaatattcaaggaacaacatttcctttttctttctgtCATTTGCTGTGGTTTGTCAGaagagtaaaagaaaaaaagaatcaacAGTGTTGAAATCCAAATCCAAGTCAGAAACAGTGGTTTGGAATGAGCATTAAGCAAATATGAAGAGATCATCCAAGCTCCAATTTCAGCCAAGACACCAATATTTTTCAGCTGAGACGACATTTTAACCGTAATATCTTAGAATTTGGCTGACGGTGCAAAGTTGAACCTCAATTGAACTGAGAGTTATGCGCTAATTCAGACAAACTGATAAATAATGTTGAATCCTTATTGATCATTTATCCAGAAGGTCTATCCAATTTTAGCTTTAAGTGTCACATTATTTTTGTCCTCAACTTAAGCCTTCAGTATGATAGTCATCTACACAAAATGATAAggcccaaaacatatttcaTGCATGCATCTCTTCCAAGATTGTCAAGTAAACTGTAAGTTTAAACCATTCATTTAATGAATCAACTACACCTCAATCCTGAACTGCTATAGATATATCTATATCACATCCACTCTATATTGATTTAGACCATTAAAAatgggcagcccggtgcactaagttCTCGTTATGTGCGGGGTAGGgaaagggccggaccacaagggtctattgtattGTATGCAGCCTTACCCACATTTTCTGCAAGAAGCTTTTTCCACGGTTCGAACCCATGACCTCTTGATCACATGACAAAGAACTTTACAagttacgccaaggctccccttcatCAAATATATTCATCAAGTCGCATGGATGATGGATCGTCCCATTTTgtaatacaatatatatatatatatatatactagtctCTATGAACGTGCGCTTGCACGTTATTCCCTGTCattatcacaattttttttttgggtaatattACTTTTAATTACATTACAACTTCCgttaatatataaaatcaatCCACTACTGATTCCTATTAATTTGTGCATCTTTTGTTTAGATTTCAAGATGATAACAACGTTATCTCTATTCTTGATAGTGTAGGTATTTCATGTTCTCACAGTTCTATTAGTTTTACGTTTTACCCAAAAAAGAGCTTTATGTCTTCTGAGGTTGACGTGAAAGCTGATTTAGTAGTTTCTTGATATCTAGAAGTGAAAGAATCTTAAAATCATGTATGTTTTGCATGTTATTATATAATTTACTAAGTAAATTTACCAAgactataaaataaaattaaagtatagGTGTTGAAGGGTAGTTCATTCTTCACCATGTGGTGATTAGTGAGAGTTGATTTTGTAATTATCCCTCCCCCTAACacaaataactaaataaaagtaAACAGTAATTTATGCCTAGTTATTTGACAAATATTATAAACTTTGATCTATTTTATTGAATCAAAAAATTCATACAACTCTATGTGATTAAACAAAATAACATAGCGCTCTAAATCGGATGTTTATTAGTTATTTTCTTCGTTATAGTGTCATAAAAAACATGGTTATCCAAAGATTAAATATAAAGAACATCCAATTTATTttatactttttaattatttggcACCAAAGTATGTTAACTATTAATTTAATGAAAGATCTAAATTTCCGTTGCTTTTGGAATATCCTATATAGCATAGGCATGTTATCTGTTTGTTTAGTGTAGATATTTAGGATTATAGTTTCACAATTATAGTGAAATAACAATTCTTTACTGAAAATTAAAGTCCATGATTTTTAGTAAAACCTAATATGATAGTTTTTCAGTTGGGTTCGAAGTCCTAAACAGTATGGAAAAAAAGTTAATATTACAATTTTACCcaatttgatattattttctagaaaaaaatttaacttaaaagggtataaaagtcgttcaatatttaaaggatattttggccaactaacatttatattcatgcttttaaaatagaatatatatatatatataatcagaGTTTTCAGAATATTGCTATTCAGGAAGCAGAGCAAAACATAATAAGAGGAAACCGTAACAAACTAGAGGTATGAGTTGTAAAATGAATCATACCAGCATGAATAGCAAGGCTTCCATCAGAATTCAAAAAAGAAGCATATTTAACACCCTTAATCTGTACATTTTGATCCTCATTACAATCAGCCACCACCTCATCATCTGCGGTGATACCAATCGAAGTAACGGCAGCAGAAGCGGACGAATCGAACTCAGGAACGGCGTCGTTATTTGACCAGGAAGCCGCAACAACTTGAGCCACACCGATGTTGCTGCAATTCCTCCTCGCCTTAATGCTTAACTGCCTCACAAAATTTGGAGGAAACCTGTAAATCAGAGAAGACAGACCATGATTATGAACCTGAGATCCGGAGTTAGCCTTGCTGGAGAAACGGGGAAAGCTGCCGGAGAAATCGGGTTCCGAACGGCATTCGAATGACGGAAATGCCCTAGTGTAGCTACACACGGCCATT from Lycium ferocissimum isolate CSIRO_LF1 chromosome 2, AGI_CSIRO_Lferr_CH_V1, whole genome shotgun sequence includes:
- the LOC132037506 gene encoding cystathionine gamma-synthase 1, chloroplastic-like, with translation MAVCSYTRAFPSFECRSEPDFSGSFPRFSSKANSGSQVHNHGLSSLIYRFPPNFVRQLSIKARRNCSNIGVAQVVAASWSNNDAVPEFDSSASAAVTSIGITADDEVVADCNEDQNVQIKGVKYASFLNSDGSLAIHAGERLGCGIVTDAITTPVVNTSAYFFNKTADLIDFKEKRRASFEYGRYGNPTTVVLEEKISALEGAESTLLMASGMCASTVLLLALVPAGGHIVTTTDCYRKTRIFIETILPKMGISATIIDPADIGALELALNQKKVDLFFTESPTNPFLRCVDIELVSKLCHEKGALVCIDGTFATPLNQKALALGADLVLHSATKFLGGHNDVLAGCISGPQELVSVIRNLHHILGGALNPNAAYLIIRGMKTLHLRVQQQNSTALRMAEILEAHPKVKHVYYPGLPSHPEYHLAKKQMTGFGGVVSFEVDGDLLTTAKFVDALRIPYIAPSFGGCESIVDQPAVMSYWDLSQSDRAKYGIMDNLVRFSFGVEDFEDVKADVLQALEAI